The following proteins come from a genomic window of Candidatus Eisenbacteria bacterium:
- a CDS encoding NfeD family protein: MNWISWAWLILAAILIIGEIFTAGFFLLWFGIAAAAAAVTAFLGGGLVFQWIVFILFSGVLWAGSKRFAKRILKNIENDSVGANRFKGLKGMVIEDIDNKRATGMVRIEREEWRAEGVDEDSIPKGTRVEVVDVSGTHLLVKVLVEQAV; encoded by the coding sequence ATGAACTGGATATCATGGGCTTGGTTGATTCTGGCCGCGATCCTCATTATCGGCGAGATATTCACCGCGGGATTTTTCCTCCTGTGGTTCGGAATCGCGGCGGCCGCGGCCGCCGTTACGGCCTTTCTGGGCGGGGGCTTGGTTTTCCAATGGATTGTCTTTATCCTATTTTCGGGAGTCCTTTGGGCCGGTTCCAAGCGATTCGCGAAGCGGATATTAAAGAATATCGAGAATGATTCCGTAGGAGCCAATCGATTTAAGGGCTTAAAGGGAATGGTCATTGAAGATATCGATAATAAGCGCGCCACGGGCATGGTTCGCATAGAGCGGGAGGAGTGGCGGGCCGAAGGGGTCGATGAAGATTCTATCCCCAAGGGGACGCGTGTGGAAGTTGTTGATGTCTCCGGAACGCATCTTCTCGTTAAAGTTTTGGTGGAACAGGCCGTCTAG
- a CDS encoding SPFH/Band 7/PHB domain protein, translating to MEIIPIVIVAIVLFIVVGQSLKIIKPYQRGVVERLGKYQRTVGSGLTMIMPFVERILKVDMREQVVDVPPQEVITKDNVVVTVDAIVYFEATDPVKLLYNVANFYAAATKLAQTNLRNIIGDMALDGTLTSRETINTRLRQILDDATDRWGVRVVRVEIQRIDPPGDVMEAMHRQMKAERLRRAMVLEADGDREAKIMRANGEKQAAILEAEGRAEAIRQVANADKFRLLTVADGEAEAVIKVYKAIHDGNPTSDLIAIKYLEALEKVANGQATKIFLPMESSSMLGALGGLVEAFRSKMDGAKAGGGPAAN from the coding sequence ATGGAAATTATCCCCATTGTTATAGTCGCCATTGTTCTCTTCATTGTCGTGGGTCAGAGTCTAAAAATCATCAAACCCTATCAAAGGGGTGTTGTCGAGCGACTGGGAAAGTATCAGCGAACCGTCGGCAGCGGCTTGACCATGATCATGCCTTTTGTTGAACGAATCCTTAAAGTTGATATGAGGGAGCAAGTTGTCGATGTTCCGCCGCAAGAGGTGATTACGAAGGATAACGTTGTCGTCACCGTCGACGCGATTGTCTATTTTGAAGCGACCGACCCGGTGAAGCTCCTGTACAATGTCGCGAATTTTTACGCCGCCGCGACGAAGCTCGCGCAAACAAACCTCAGAAATATTATCGGTGACATGGCCCTCGATGGAACCTTGACCTCCCGTGAAACCATCAATACCAGGCTTCGCCAGATCCTCGATGACGCGACCGATCGCTGGGGTGTTCGTGTTGTGCGCGTCGAGATCCAGCGGATCGATCCGCCCGGCGATGTGATGGAGGCGATGCATCGTCAGATGAAGGCGGAGCGTCTGCGCCGCGCCATGGTTCTCGAGGCCGACGGGGACCGGGAGGCGAAGATCATGCGGGCCAACGGAGAAAAGCAGGCCGCAATCCTCGAGGCGGAAGGCAGGGCGGAAGCCATCCGCCAAGTCGCCAATGCCGACAAGTTCCGGCTGCTGACCGTTGCTGACGGCGAGGCGGAAGCGGTCATCAAGGTCTATAAGGCCATTCATGATGGAAATCCGACAAGCGACCTTATTGCCATCAAGTATCTTGAAGCGCTGGAAAAGGTCGCCAACGGCCAAGCGACAAAGATCTTCCTGCCGATGGAATCGTCCTCGATGCTTGGGGCTTTGGGCGGATTGGTTGAAGCTTTCCGCTCGAAGATGGATGGAGCCAAAGCCGGCGGCGGCCCCGCGGCGAATTAG
- a CDS encoding right-handed parallel beta-helix repeat-containing protein: protein MRRLYRVSFLSIIVGLLCHLPAQAAILQVHPTGAGQGNRPPQEGVISFTIGDNRSGDRPDDLQAAIDRAGDGDTLRIWPGRYLTRVTKFTEALCGNCQEHRTPVETSRGFTIRGKSLVLQGMDRDSTILVTRAGYGVLIIDSPSCRIESMTITGGKRNPDGKATDAGIVVRRSHVAIIDVAIRDNTSRIDSVVVGIGGIMGREGAEILVEHCLIENNGWDGIALYRGATALIRDNIIHAGRGAGIGITWDSAALILRNDISGFWKGIGSFGDSRVVVRNNAVHDNLGWGLVATGGSWMDASHNVIIRNGNCGFAL from the coding sequence ATGCGGCGTCTTTATCGGGTATCGTTTCTGTCCATTATAGTGGGCCTGCTGTGCCATCTCCCGGCGCAGGCGGCGATTCTTCAGGTTCATCCCACCGGCGCAGGTCAGGGCAACCGGCCGCCGCAGGAGGGGGTGATCAGTTTCACAATTGGGGATAACCGCAGCGGCGACCGGCCGGATGATCTGCAGGCGGCGATCGACCGGGCCGGCGACGGTGATACATTGCGGATCTGGCCTGGGAGATATCTCACGCGGGTGACCAAGTTCACCGAAGCTTTGTGCGGGAATTGCCAGGAGCACCGAACGCCGGTGGAGACAAGCCGGGGTTTCACCATCCGCGGAAAGAGTCTTGTTCTCCAGGGGATGGATCGGGACAGTACGATTCTTGTGACGCGCGCCGGTTACGGAGTGCTGATCATCGATTCCCCATCCTGCCGCATCGAGTCGATGACGATTACCGGAGGGAAACGGAACCCCGATGGAAAGGCGACCGATGCGGGCATCGTGGTCCGGCGAAGCCATGTGGCCATTATAGATGTAGCGATTCGGGATAATACGAGCCGCATCGATTCTGTGGTGGTGGGCATCGGCGGGATCATGGGGCGCGAGGGTGCGGAAATCCTAGTTGAACATTGTTTGATCGAAAACAACGGCTGGGATGGAATCGCTCTTTACAGGGGCGCCACAGCGCTGATTCGCGACAATATCATCCATGCCGGGCGCGGGGCCGGGATAGGGATTACCTGGGATTCCGCGGCGTTGATTCTCCGTAATGATATCTCGGGGTTCTGGAAGGGAATCGGCTCTTTTGGTGACTCCCGCGTCGTCGTGCGGAACAATGCAGTTCATGACAATCTAGGATGGGGATTGGTGGCCACGGGCGGTTCATGGATGGACGCCTCGCACAATGTCATCATCCGCAACGGCAATTGTGGTTTTGCCCTTTAG
- a CDS encoding DUF2461 domain-containing protein — MSARHFDGFPKECVRFYKGLKRNNTKSWFQDHREDYENHVLTPARYFVMDMGERLRRIAPQVNADPRIDRSIFRIFRDIRFSKDKSPFKTHLGIWFWDGGDAKMDCSGFYFHLSPPHLMLAVGMYIFPRSMLESYRRAVIDPPMGTALRTTIRKLSKVPGCEVGGAHYKRVPRGFDPGHKSADLLRYNTLHASIETTIPAELYTSDLLDYTYDRFKSMAPLHRWIRAMAERQPDSRVLRR, encoded by the coding sequence TTGTCTGCAAGGCACTTTGACGGGTTCCCGAAGGAATGCGTTAGGTTTTATAAAGGATTAAAACGCAACAACACAAAATCCTGGTTTCAGGATCATCGTGAAGATTATGAAAACCATGTTTTAACTCCAGCCAGGTATTTTGTCATGGATATGGGGGAGCGTTTGCGACGGATCGCGCCCCAAGTAAACGCCGATCCGAGGATCGACCGGTCGATTTTTCGGATTTTTCGCGATATCCGATTCAGCAAAGATAAGTCACCCTTTAAAACTCATCTGGGAATCTGGTTTTGGGATGGAGGGGATGCCAAAATGGATTGCTCAGGTTTTTACTTTCATCTGAGCCCACCCCATCTCATGCTGGCGGTCGGCATGTACATTTTCCCGAGGTCGATGCTGGAGTCTTACCGCCGGGCGGTCATCGATCCCCCGATGGGAACGGCTCTTCGGACCACCATCCGCAAGCTGTCAAAAGTGCCGGGTTGCGAAGTGGGCGGAGCTCACTACAAACGTGTCCCAAGGGGTTTCGATCCAGGGCATAAGAGTGCCGATTTGCTGCGGTATAACACTCTCCACGCATCCATCGAAACGACGATACCGGCGGAGCTCTATACATCCGATCTTTTGGATTATACCTATGACCGCTTTAAATCAATGGCCCCGCTGCACCGATGGATCCGGGCGATGGCTGAGAGGCAACCGGATAGCCGGGTATTGCGTAGATAA
- a CDS encoding aminopeptidase encodes MVDPRVEKLAKVLIHYSLAVKKGEWVIIQGAYLAEDLMRAACIEVLSAGAHPTIHADIAGSHHLMFHRGNDEQIAFISPARKLEFKKADKFLFIMGGWNSKEMTGIDPKRMALAQSARKELMDVMMKRTAAGEVAWCGTLYPTHSSAQDGEMSLMDYEDFVFKGGMVDKKDPVAEWKKISLRQAELAKRLSRLNIIRVVGKDTDIKFRVAGRKWVNCDGRANFPDGEIFTCPLEDSVEGHIRYTFPAVYGGREVENVRLVFKKGRVVEATADKGAELLDAMLAADPGARRVGELAFGTNQAIKVFTKNTLFDEKIGGTMHVALGASLPEAGGKNKSAIHWDMVCDTRKGFTVYGNGKPIQKDGKFLKF; translated from the coding sequence ATGGTCGATCCAAGAGTGGAGAAACTGGCCAAGGTCTTGATTCATTACAGCCTGGCGGTGAAGAAGGGCGAATGGGTCATCATTCAAGGAGCCTATCTTGCGGAAGATCTGATGCGCGCCGCCTGCATTGAAGTTTTGTCGGCGGGCGCCCATCCAACGATTCACGCGGATATTGCAGGTTCTCATCACCTTATGTTCCACCGGGGGAATGATGAACAGATCGCCTTCATCTCGCCGGCGCGGAAGCTGGAGTTTAAGAAGGCTGATAAATTCCTCTTTATCATGGGGGGATGGAACAGCAAAGAGATGACCGGCATCGATCCGAAGCGGATGGCCCTGGCGCAATCAGCGCGGAAAGAGTTGATGGACGTCATGATGAAGCGCACCGCCGCGGGGGAGGTTGCGTGGTGTGGAACGCTTTATCCAACTCATTCTTCCGCCCAGGATGGCGAGATGTCCTTGATGGACTATGAAGATTTCGTGTTCAAGGGTGGTATGGTCGATAAGAAAGATCCGGTAGCCGAGTGGAAGAAGATCTCCTTGAGGCAGGCCGAATTGGCAAAGCGGTTGAGCCGTCTGAACATCATTCGAGTCGTCGGAAAGGACACGGATATTAAGTTCAGAGTCGCCGGCCGGAAATGGGTCAATTGCGACGGCCGTGCCAACTTCCCCGATGGAGAGATCTTTACCTGTCCGTTGGAAGATTCCGTCGAAGGACATATTCGATATACATTCCCCGCGGTCTATGGCGGGCGCGAAGTCGAAAACGTCCGGTTGGTCTTTAAGAAGGGGCGTGTCGTTGAGGCCACGGCGGATAAAGGAGCTGAGCTTCTTGACGCAATGCTGGCGGCGGATCCCGGCGCCCGGCGTGTTGGAGAGCTGGCCTTTGGTACGAATCAGGCGATCAAGGTTTTTACAAAGAACACGCTCTTCGACGAGAAAATCGGCGGGACGATGCATGTGGCTCTGGGAGCCTCATTGCCGGAAGCGGGCGGTAAGAACAAATCGGCGATCCATTGGGATATGGTTTGCGATACCCGCAAGGGCTTCACCGTCTATGGCAACGGGAAACCGATCCAAAAGGATGGGAAATTTTTGAAATTCTAG
- a CDS encoding GNAT family N-acetyltransferase codes for MAVRTLHNKSKIESFFRRNAFLHIYAIGDLDDFFWDYTTWYAWEQTGELQAVILLYTGVELPVLLILDEATEPLGRLLESIRHLLPRRFYMHISHGLEGRMKGFYRLDSHGRHLKMGLIDKTLLSGVETSDVEQLSIRDQPALEKLYKTSYPGHWFDPRMLETGRYFGIRDKDEWISVAGIHVYSETYRVASLGNVTTHPDFRGRGFGIRVTARLCQSLCKTADHIGLNVHEDNRTAISLYARLGFKVMGSYHEYMATAV; via the coding sequence ATGGCGGTTCGAACGTTGCATAACAAGAGCAAGATAGAATCATTCTTCAGGCGGAATGCCTTTCTCCACATCTACGCCATCGGCGATCTTGATGATTTTTTTTGGGATTACACGACTTGGTATGCATGGGAGCAGACCGGCGAACTGCAGGCGGTGATTCTCCTTTATACAGGAGTGGAGCTGCCCGTTCTTCTCATTCTCGATGAAGCTACGGAGCCATTGGGCCGTCTCCTCGAATCGATCCGGCATCTCTTGCCGCGACGGTTCTATATGCACATAAGTCATGGATTGGAAGGGCGCATGAAGGGTTTTTACAGGCTGGATTCACACGGCCGGCACTTGAAGATGGGTTTGATTGACAAAACTTTGCTTTCCGGGGTGGAGACATCAGATGTTGAACAATTGTCCATACGTGATCAGCCCGCACTGGAAAAACTATATAAGACGAGTTATCCCGGTCATTGGTTTGATCCAAGGATGTTGGAAACCGGGCGATATTTCGGGATCCGGGATAAAGACGAATGGATCAGCGTGGCGGGGATACATGTCTATTCCGAGACATACCGCGTCGCCTCACTTGGAAATGTCACCACACACCCAGATTTCCGGGGCCGGGGTTTTGGAATCCGTGTTACCGCCCGCTTGTGTCAATCGCTTTGTAAGACGGCGGATCACATCGGCCTGAATGTGCATGAGGATAACAGAACGGCAATCAGTCTCTATGCGAGGCTGGGTTTCAAAGTCATGGGTTCGTATCATGAATATATGGCGACCGCCGTATGA
- a CDS encoding uracil-DNA glycosylase, whose product MNHQSKADPPPAAQALNKLAQRIINCRKCPRLSEYIRAVAQEKRRAYIDQDYWGRPVPGFGDPRACLLIVGLAPGAHGSNRTGRMFTGDASGDWLFGALHRHGFANRALALNRQDGLQLKDAFITAAGRCAPPRNKPTSEELAACRPYLLEELDILNRLRMILCLGKIAFDATLKALADRGTPWPGAKPIFKHAAVYQVESKDVPLLMASYHPSRQNTQTGRLTSTMWDGIFTACRRELD is encoded by the coding sequence ATGAACCATCAAAGCAAAGCAGACCCCCCACCGGCCGCTCAAGCGCTCAATAAACTGGCCCAGCGGATTATAAATTGCCGCAAATGCCCGCGCCTCTCCGAATATATCCGCGCCGTGGCGCAAGAAAAGCGCAGGGCCTATATCGACCAGGACTACTGGGGCCGCCCCGTTCCAGGGTTCGGTGACCCGAGGGCGTGCCTTCTCATTGTCGGATTGGCGCCGGGCGCGCACGGTTCCAACCGCACCGGCCGGATGTTCACCGGCGACGCCTCCGGCGACTGGCTTTTCGGCGCTCTCCATCGACACGGCTTCGCCAACCGGGCCCTCGCGCTGAACCGGCAGGATGGTCTTCAACTCAAGGATGCCTTCATCACCGCCGCCGGCCGGTGCGCACCACCCAGGAACAAGCCGACATCAGAAGAGCTGGCGGCCTGCCGCCCCTACCTCCTTGAGGAACTCGATATCCTGAACAGGCTCCGCATGATCCTCTGCTTGGGAAAAATCGCCTTCGATGCCACCCTCAAGGCGCTCGCCGATCGCGGAACACCATGGCCGGGGGCCAAACCGATCTTCAAACACGCGGCCGTCTATCAGGTTGAATCGAAAGACGTTCCGCTGCTAATGGCCTCGTATCATCCCAGCCGGCAGAATACTCAGACCGGGCGCCTGACCTCCACGATGTGGGATGGGATTTTCACCGCCTGCCGGCGTGAGTTGGATTGA
- a CDS encoding patatin-like phospholipase family protein produces MKWRIEPSWPRILLIAAVCFLSHAAGLLADAPAPAGDILPPQKIGLVLSGGGARGFAHIGTLKMLDSLQIHVDVIAGTSMGGILGALYAIGYTGREIEEMVCATDWEEIFSDSPPRSTMPYIQKKDTGRYQLTFGFKGTTPAPPSGLIFGQKVSLLFSRLTFPLDGPGDFDRLPIPYRCVAIDLVTGDQVVLDHGSLPKAMRSTMAIPTIFSPVEWGDSLLIDGGSSNNLPVDIAKEMGADIIIAADVGGKLKSREELNSALSIFEQWIEISDHEHWQRNMEMVDIYIKPDLANINMGDFARTRIPKIIKSGEREAIQQASKIDSICGMIHRDRAPNPEKIQFKDTHDKAFDIRTIYIEGEKNLPSDFVRSHLRLKPGEKFDTDQLNRDIMSLYSLGYYESILYETQMAEDGLIDLIITVKELPLRKLRLGIRYDDRHKLVGAMAIQTTNLPLPGLRLENELQFAGLMRYTARASFPSRTLRFPIYPFADLSYRYISTDVFAGSGKLAARYDDRATVIGIGFGVSPGGFFNAEFSYQSEFARMKPTISSPSLSTFSAQNDDLERIQAILYFDTLDGVLLPRQGFQIEGRAERADKAFNTEIEYNLIDISGDFYLTLLNRHTFRLFGYWAEGSDDTPYYRYRNMGKPETFVGMEYDQLAAGPMSLIRLDYRYQAKKEFFIKLIGNTAYDFQYKLRTDETGAASDPLWGFGVGAGYASPIGPLQLIWSTGSRGYDETRKSQNVVYFTMGCRF; encoded by the coding sequence GAGCCTTCCTGGCCGCGCATTCTCCTGATCGCAGCTGTCTGTTTCCTAAGCCATGCAGCGGGATTACTCGCCGACGCCCCCGCACCGGCCGGCGACATCCTTCCCCCGCAGAAAATTGGTTTGGTTCTCTCTGGAGGCGGGGCTCGCGGTTTTGCCCATATCGGCACTCTGAAGATGCTTGATTCTCTTCAAATTCACGTGGATGTCATCGCCGGAACAAGTATGGGGGGGATCCTCGGGGCGCTCTACGCGATCGGGTATACGGGCCGCGAGATCGAAGAGATGGTCTGCGCGACCGATTGGGAGGAGATCTTCTCAGATAGTCCGCCCCGGTCAACTATGCCTTATATACAAAAGAAGGATACCGGCCGCTACCAATTGACCTTTGGATTCAAGGGAACAACACCGGCGCCGCCGAGTGGTTTGATCTTCGGCCAGAAAGTCTCCCTATTGTTCAGCCGGCTGACATTCCCACTCGATGGCCCGGGCGATTTCGACCGGCTGCCCATTCCGTATCGGTGTGTAGCCATTGATCTCGTTACCGGCGATCAAGTTGTTCTCGATCATGGTTCGCTTCCGAAAGCCATGCGATCGACAATGGCCATCCCAACCATATTCAGTCCGGTGGAATGGGGGGATTCCCTTCTGATCGATGGTGGTTCCTCAAATAACCTTCCCGTGGATATCGCCAAGGAGATGGGCGCCGATATCATCATCGCTGCGGATGTCGGCGGCAAGCTCAAGAGCCGCGAGGAATTGAACTCGGCGCTTTCAATCTTCGAGCAATGGATAGAGATTTCCGATCATGAGCATTGGCAACGCAATATGGAGATGGTGGATATCTATATTAAACCCGACCTGGCGAATATAAATATGGGCGATTTTGCGCGGACAAGGATCCCTAAAATCATAAAGAGCGGCGAGAGAGAAGCCATCCAGCAAGCATCCAAAATCGATTCAATTTGCGGCATGATCCACAGAGACAGGGCGCCGAACCCTGAAAAAATTCAGTTTAAAGATACGCATGACAAAGCATTCGACATCCGAACAATCTATATCGAAGGAGAAAAGAACCTGCCATCGGATTTCGTTCGAAGTCACTTGAGACTGAAGCCCGGAGAAAAATTTGATACGGACCAACTGAACCGCGATATTATGAGCCTCTACAGCCTCGGATACTACGAGAGTATCTTGTACGAGACCCAGATGGCCGAAGACGGACTAATTGATCTCATCATCACTGTTAAAGAGCTTCCTCTACGAAAACTCCGTCTCGGGATTCGCTATGACGACCGGCACAAGCTTGTCGGCGCCATGGCCATCCAAACGACGAATCTTCCACTGCCGGGACTGCGGCTGGAAAATGAACTGCAGTTCGCGGGACTCATGCGGTATACGGCGAGGGCGTCATTTCCCTCGCGCACCCTCCGATTTCCCATCTATCCATTCGCCGATCTCAGTTACCGATACATCTCGACGGATGTTTTCGCCGGATCGGGAAAATTGGCCGCCCGCTATGATGATCGTGCGACTGTTATCGGGATTGGTTTCGGCGTTTCCCCGGGCGGCTTTTTCAATGCGGAATTTTCATACCAATCCGAATTCGCCAGAATGAAACCGACGATTTCCTCGCCATCGCTATCCACTTTCTCCGCACAAAATGATGATCTCGAGCGGATACAGGCTATCCTTTATTTCGATACGCTCGATGGGGTTCTGCTGCCGCGCCAGGGATTTCAGATTGAAGGAAGGGCGGAAAGGGCGGATAAAGCCTTTAATACGGAAATTGAATATAACCTGATAGATATCTCCGGTGACTTCTACCTCACACTTCTTAACCGGCACACATTCCGCCTCTTCGGCTATTGGGCCGAGGGATCCGATGACACTCCCTATTATCGCTATCGGAATATGGGGAAACCCGAGACATTTGTGGGTATGGAGTATGATCAGTTGGCCGCCGGCCCGATGTCGCTCATCCGCCTGGATTACCGCTATCAAGCCAAAAAAGAGTTCTTTATCAAACTTATCGGCAACACCGCCTATGACTTTCAATACAAACTCCGCACAGACGAGACCGGCGCCGCTTCCGATCCCCTTTGGGGATTCGGCGTCGGCGCCGGTTATGCCTCACCGATCGGCCCGCTTCAATTGATCTGGAGCACGGGGAGCCGGGGCTATGACGAGACCCGGAAATCCCAAAACGTTGTCTATTTTACAATGGGCTGCCGGTTCTAA
- a CDS encoding class I SAM-dependent methyltransferase yields the protein MFACRLCGHTQLKLQYEQGRERQFKFYRCPICRLVNYDLSGGTDQGKYAEEYPDPLDDDLKTNRLQTMTFRFLQRHSRQIPAGKLLDIGCGNGRLLYLCREGGWDVKGLELSPFLAESVTKRLKIDVKTADFMSYKPTEMGSFDLVILRHVLEHIPDSLHAMRSIRSLLKPGGHALMEFPNIDGIDFRMKRWMTRLGLSRKRYAEGYRPGHCNEFCKTSFEYLANRTGFRLKVWETYSNKESLNPYYGRIKIGGKARLIAEKIE from the coding sequence ATGTTCGCTTGCCGTCTCTGTGGACATACCCAGCTGAAGCTCCAATATGAGCAAGGGCGCGAACGCCAGTTCAAGTTTTATCGATGCCCTATTTGCAGGCTGGTGAACTATGATCTCTCGGGTGGGACGGATCAGGGGAAATATGCCGAAGAGTATCCCGACCCCTTGGATGACGATTTGAAAACCAACCGGCTGCAGACGATGACCTTTCGTTTTTTGCAGAGGCATAGCCGCCAAATCCCGGCCGGCAAACTTCTCGATATCGGTTGCGGCAACGGGAGATTGCTGTATCTCTGCCGCGAGGGGGGCTGGGATGTAAAAGGGCTGGAGCTGTCTCCTTTTTTGGCTGAATCGGTGACCAAGAGACTCAAGATTGATGTGAAGACGGCGGATTTCATGTCGTACAAGCCGACGGAAATGGGCTCGTTTGATCTTGTGATCCTGCGGCATGTGCTGGAGCATATCCCCGATTCGCTCCACGCAATGAGAAGCATTCGTTCCTTATTAAAGCCGGGAGGACATGCCCTCATGGAGTTCCCGAATATCGATGGCATCGATTTTCGGATGAAACGATGGATGACCCGATTGGGCCTTTCACGAAAGCGATACGCGGAAGGTTACCGCCCGGGTCATTGTAACGAATTTTGCAAAACGTCATTTGAATATCTCGCGAATCGCACAGGGTTCCGGTTGAAGGTGTGGGAGACCTATTCAAACAAAGAAAGCCTGAATCCGTACTATGGGCGGATCAAAATCGGCGGCAAGGCGAGACTGATTGCAGAAAAGATCGAATGA
- a CDS encoding SpoIIE family protein phosphatase produces the protein MYVLRGVEDGGPVQWSLTQGIFRIGRSVDSDIRMKDRSISREHAVLKIQDGEITLEDAGSHNGTKVDGQDIRKPTSIQPGAVLQFGSLELQFLRAGDAGDTLLKTTTEMRSDTSLGAAVSLSWDEVQSGINAASGVYQSLFSAVKEAGQILIVPRSLDDLLETMLDIVERAIPPGRLVLLLKEEGHDEPVVRASRPKDAHSQKEMLLSKTIINTVIDNQTSLLVTDVATDPRFQGAESIMTLDLRSAMAVPLFDNKNVIGLIYADTSKPGIHYDRDQLGAFTILANMIAVKISNTFLLEEQRKKVMLEQEMAAAARIQKSLLPATLPQPPGYEMLARQVSCLQTAGDLYEACTLPDGKIGIAVGDVSGKGAGAALLMSHVMAFLRVLYAECSDLTEFAARLNGRIFDCSEPTSFVTLFLGRLNPKSDTLEYVNAGHDAPVIISPDGSMRRLDSTGIPIGLLNIGAYTSGNVEFPLGGLLCVFTDGIPEAQAGEEFYDNERLLEGLKQRRTLPLEEIAAGILGDLKAFIGEHPQLDDITFFLVRRTE, from the coding sequence ATGTACGTGTTGAGGGGGGTTGAAGACGGCGGTCCGGTGCAATGGTCCCTAACTCAAGGGATTTTCCGGATCGGGCGCAGTGTGGACAGCGACATTCGGATGAAGGATCGCTCGATATCAAGGGAACATGCCGTCCTCAAGATTCAGGATGGCGAAATCACACTTGAAGATGCCGGGAGCCATAATGGAACGAAGGTCGACGGTCAGGATATCAGAAAGCCGACTTCGATTCAGCCGGGCGCCGTCCTGCAGTTCGGCAGCCTCGAGCTGCAGTTTTTAAGGGCCGGCGATGCCGGAGACACTCTTTTAAAGACAACGACGGAGATGCGGAGCGACACATCCCTGGGCGCCGCCGTCAGCCTCTCTTGGGATGAGGTTCAGAGCGGGATCAACGCGGCGTCTGGTGTTTATCAATCCCTCTTTTCCGCCGTCAAAGAGGCGGGTCAGATTCTCATCGTCCCCCGCTCCCTCGACGATCTACTGGAGACTATGCTGGATATTGTGGAACGGGCGATCCCGCCGGGACGGCTGGTGCTTCTGCTGAAGGAAGAGGGCCACGATGAACCGGTGGTCCGCGCGTCGCGACCGAAGGATGCCCATTCCCAAAAAGAAATGCTTCTGAGTAAAACCATCATCAACACGGTCATAGACAATCAGACATCATTGCTCGTCACCGATGTCGCCACCGATCCGCGTTTCCAAGGAGCGGAAAGCATCATGACGCTTGATCTCCGCTCCGCCATGGCGGTGCCCCTGTTTGACAACAAGAATGTCATCGGATTGATCTATGCTGACACGTCGAAACCGGGGATACACTACGACCGCGATCAACTCGGCGCCTTCACAATTCTGGCCAACATGATCGCGGTAAAAATCTCGAACACGTTTCTTCTTGAGGAGCAGCGCAAGAAAGTCATGTTGGAGCAGGAGATGGCGGCGGCGGCGCGCATACAAAAATCCCTTCTCCCCGCCACCTTACCGCAGCCTCCCGGGTATGAGATGCTGGCCCGCCAAGTGTCCTGCCTGCAAACGGCGGGTGATCTCTATGAAGCCTGCACATTGCCGGACGGCAAGATCGGCATAGCCGTGGGCGATGTCAGCGGCAAGGGGGCTGGAGCCGCACTTCTCATGTCGCATGTCATGGCTTTTCTACGGGTTCTCTATGCAGAATGCTCCGATCTGACCGAGTTCGCCGCGCGCCTGAATGGGCGGATATTCGACTGTTCCGAGCCGACGAGCTTCGTCACCCTTTTCCTTGGAAGGTTGAATCCGAAATCCGACACTCTCGAATATGTCAACGCCGGGCATGATGCACCGGTCATCATCTCGCCGGACGGATCGATGCGGCGCCTGGATTCAACGGGCATCCCGATCGGCCTTCTGAACATCGGGGCTTACACATCAGGAAATGTTGAATTTCCTCTCGGGGGGCTCCTCTGTGTCTTTACCGATGGGATTCCCGAGGCGCAGGCGGGTGAAGAATTCTATGACAATGAGAGATTGCTGGAAGGTTTGAAGCAAAGGCGGACATTGCCTCTGGAAGAAATCGCAGCTGGGATCCTTGGTGATTTGAAGGCATTCATCGGGGAACACCCGCAGCTTGACGACATCACCTTCTTCCTGGTGAGACGGACCGAATAG